The Candidatus Eremiobacteraceae bacterium sequence CGATCAAGGGCTTGGTCCCCGTCCCCGACGCCGCGAGCACTTTCGTGATCGCCGCCGTCAACGTCGTCTTGCCGTGGTCGACGTGACCGATCGTCCCGATGTTCACGTGCGGTTTCGTCCGCTCGAATTTCGCCTTTGCCATTCCCTATCTCCGTCGTTACCGACTTATTGCCGGTCGAGATAAATCTCGACCGCTCCCTTGAGAGGAGCCGTCATCTACGATGACGGTCCTTTGCCTGTGTTTTTTGCGATGATCTCTTCCTGGATGTTCTTCGGCACTTGTTCGTAGCGAGCGAACTCCATCGTGTAGCTCGCGCGCCCTTGCGTCCGGCTCCTCAAGTCTGTCGCATATCCGAACATCTCGGACAGCGGCACGTCCGCCTTGATCTTCATGATGTTGCCGGGCTCGAGGTCTTGCGCATGGACCTGACCACGCCGGGCAGACAGATCGCCGATGACGTCGCCCATGAACGACTGCGGAGTCTCGACCTCCACCGCCATGATGGGTTCCTTGATGATCGGGCCCGCGGCCCGGTTCGCTTCCTTGAACGCCATCGAGCCGGCGATCTTGAACGCCATTTCGTTCGAATCGACTTCGTGATACGAACCGTCGAAGACGACGGCCTTGAAGTCGAGCACCGGATAACCGGCGAGGACTCCCGCGAGCGCCGCTTCGCGCACGCCGGCTTCGACAGCCGAGACGTACTCGCGCGGGATCGCGCCGCCGACGACCTTGTTCTCGAACACGACGCCTGACCCGGCGACGAGCGGTTCGAGGCGGATCCAGCAATCGCCGTACTGACCGCGTCCACCGCTTTGCCGGACGAAGCGGCCCTGCTTCTCGACCTGCTTCGTGATCGCTTCCTTGTACGCGACCTGCGGCTTGCCGACGTTCGCGGCGACCTTGAACTCGCGCAGCATCCGGTCGACGATGATCTCGAGATGGAGCTCGCCCATGCCCGAGATGATCGTCTGCCCGGTCTCTTCATCCGTGAACATGCGGAACGTCGGATCTTCTTCGGCGAGCTTTTGAAGCGACTGGCCGAGCTTCTCTTGATCCGCCTTCGTCTTCGGCTCGATCGCCTGGCTGATGACGGGCTCGGGGAACGTGATGTTCTCGAGCACGATCGGATGCTTCTCGTCGCATAACGTGTCGCCGGTCGTCGTGTTCTTCAGCCCGACCGCCGCCGCGATGTCGCCCGCTTCGACGCTCTCGACGTCTTCGCGATGGTTCGCGTGCATGCGCAGTATGCGGCCGATGCGTTCGCGATGGCCCTTGGTCGAATTGTAGACGTACGAGCCTGCCTTCAGCGCGCCCGAGTACGTCCGGAAGAACGTCAGCTTGCCGACGTACGGATCGGTCATGATCTTGAACGCGAGCGCCGAGAAGTGCTCGGTGTCGGACGGCTTGCGCGACAGCTCGCGATCGGGGTGGTCGGGATCGATCCCGACGACGTCGGGGAGGTCGACCGGCGAGGGCAGATAGTCGACGATCGCGTCGAGCAGCGGCTGGATGCCTTTGTTCTTGAACGCCGAGCCGCACAGTACGGGAAGCACGGTTCCCTTGACGGTCGCGATGCGCAACGCCGAGCGCAACTCGTCGGGGCTGATGTGCTTGCCTTCGATGAACTTCTCCGTGAGGTGCTCGTCGGTCTCGGCGACGGCTTCGACGAGCTCGCCGCGGTAGCGGTGCACGTCCTCGAGCATATCGTCGGGGATCTTCGTATCTTCCATCGTCTTGCCGAGGTCGTCGGTATAGACGATCGCGGTCTCGTCGATGAGATCGACGACGCCCTTGAACTTGTCTTCCTGGCCGATCGGAAGCTGGATCGGCATCGCGCGCGCGCCGAGGCGTTCGCGGATCTTCGTCACGGCGTTGTAGAAGTCGGCGCCGGTGCGGTCCATCTTGTTGATGAAGATGATGCGCGGAACCTTATACTTGTTCGCCTGGCGCCAGACGGTCTCGCTCTGCGGCTGCACCGCGGCGACCGAATCGAAGAGCGCGACGAGGCCGTCGAGGACGCGCATCGAGCGCTCGACTTCGACCGTGAAGTCCACGTGGCCGGGCGTATCAATGATATTGATGCGCGTGTCGCGCCAAACGCACGTCGTCGCGGCGGACGTGATCGTGATGCCGCGCTCCTGCTCTTGCTCCATCCAGTCCATCGTGGCGGCGCCTTCGTGGACCTCGCCGAGCTTGTGCGTGCGCCCGGTGTAGAACAAGATGCGCTCGGTGCACGTCGTCTTGCCCGCGTCGATATGCGCCGCGATCCCGATGTTGCGGGTATTCGCAAGCGTGAACTCTCGCGTGTGAGCCGTCTTTCTGTCGCGCTCTGGGGCGGCGACCGCTTGACCTGATTTCACCATCTATAATGCGCGAATGCCTTGTTGGCCTCGGCCATCCTGTGTGTATCCTCGCGCTTCTTCACCGAAGCGCCTTGGTTATTCGCCGCGTCGAGCAGCTCGCTCGCGAGCCGTTCCTGCATCGTCCGGCCAGGACGCGAACGGGCGAAGCTGATGAGCCAGCGCATGCCCATCGCTTGGCGGCGATCCGGGCGCACTTCCATCGGCACCTGGTACGTCGCGCCGCCGACCCTGCGGGGGCGGACTTCGACGAGCGGCATCGCGTTGTTGAGCGCCTGCGTGAAGACTTCCATCGGATCTTTGCCCGTCTTCGACTTGAGGATGTCGAACGCGCCGTACGTGATCTGCTCCGCGGTGCTCTTCTTGCCGCGCAGCATGAGCTTGTTGACGAAGCGCGCTATCGTCCGCGAATTGAAGCGCGGATCGGGCAGCACTTGGCGCTTGGGCGCGGGTCCTTTTCTCGGCATTGCTTCCTTACGTCTTTGGACGCTTCGCGCCGTACTTCGAGCGCGATTGTTTTCTGTTCTGGACTCCCTGCGTGTCGAGCGTGCCGCGCACGATGTGGTAGCGGATGCCCGGCAGGTCCTTCACGCGGCCGCCTCTGATGAGGACGACCGAGTGCTCTTGGAGGTTATGGCCGATCCCAGGGATGTAGGCCGTCACCTCGATGCCGTTCGTGAGCCGGACGCGCGCGACTTTGCGAAGCGCCGAGTTCGGCTTTTTCGGCGTGATCGT is a genomic window containing:
- the rpsL gene encoding 30S ribosomal protein S12, which encodes MPTISQLVRKGREKVKKKSKSPAFLVSLTGAKPGHPDLPQRSQTIKKGNPQRRGVCTQVKTITPKKPNSALRKVARVRLTNGIEVTAYIPGIGHNLQEHSVVLIRGGRVKDLPGIRYHIVRGTLDTQGVQNRKQSRSKYGAKRPKT
- the fusA gene encoding elongation factor G, which translates into the protein MVKSGQAVAAPERDRKTAHTREFTLANTRNIGIAAHIDAGKTTCTERILFYTGRTHKLGEVHEGAATMDWMEQEQERGITITSAATTCVWRDTRINIIDTPGHVDFTVEVERSMRVLDGLVALFDSVAAVQPQSETVWRQANKYKVPRIIFINKMDRTGADFYNAVTKIRERLGARAMPIQLPIGQEDKFKGVVDLIDETAIVYTDDLGKTMEDTKIPDDMLEDVHRYRGELVEAVAETDEHLTEKFIEGKHISPDELRSALRIATVKGTVLPVLCGSAFKNKGIQPLLDAIVDYLPSPVDLPDVVGIDPDHPDRELSRKPSDTEHFSALAFKIMTDPYVGKLTFFRTYSGALKAGSYVYNSTKGHRERIGRILRMHANHREDVESVEAGDIAAAVGLKNTTTGDTLCDEKHPIVLENITFPEPVISQAIEPKTKADQEKLGQSLQKLAEEDPTFRMFTDEETGQTIISGMGELHLEIIVDRMLREFKVAANVGKPQVAYKEAITKQVEKQGRFVRQSGGRGQYGDCWIRLEPLVAGSGVVFENKVVGGAIPREYVSAVEAGVREAALAGVLAGYPVLDFKAVVFDGSYHEVDSNEMAFKIAGSMAFKEANRAAGPIIKEPIMAVEVETPQSFMGDVIGDLSARRGQVHAQDLEPGNIMKIKADVPLSEMFGYATDLRSRTQGRASYTMEFARYEQVPKNIQEEIIAKNTGKGPSS
- a CDS encoding GTP-binding protein, with the translated sequence MAKAKFERTKPHVNIGTIGHVDHGKTTLTAAITKVLAASGTGTKPLI
- the rpsG gene encoding 30S ribosomal protein S7, which codes for MPRKGPAPKRQVLPDPRFNSRTIARFVNKLMLRGKKSTAEQITYGAFDILKSKTGKDPMEVFTQALNNAMPLVEVRPRRVGGATYQVPMEVRPDRRQAMGMRWLISFARSRPGRTMQERLASELLDAANNQGASVKKREDTHRMAEANKAFAHYRW